A single Acidobacteriota bacterium DNA region contains:
- a CDS encoding transposase, translating to MVEKRRRFSEEFKREAVRLAYESGRRLKDVAKELDVRPDLIRRWRHALSGGEPGKPASAEAQEIRRLQRQLSRMREERDILKKALAIFSDRPQ from the coding sequence ATGGTCGAGAAGCGTCGTCGTTTCAGTGAGGAGTTCAAGCGCGAAGCGGTGCGTCTGGCGTACGAGAGCGGTCGTCGTTTGAAGGATGTGGCGAAGGAGCTGGATGTTCGTCCGGATCTGATTCGCCGTTGGCGTCACGCCTTGAGTGGCGGGGAGCCGGGGAAGCCGGCTTCCGCGGAGGCGCAAGAGATCCGTCGTTTGCAGCGCCAGCTTTCGCGGATGCGGGAAGAGCGCGACATCCTAAAAAAAGCCTTGGCGATCTTCTCGGATCGGCCGCAGTGA